A genomic window from Gammaproteobacteria bacterium includes:
- a CDS encoding adenosylcobalamin-dependent ribonucleoside-diphosphate reductase — protein MKAASIKSVSTSVEDIPFQAASVDIWEKKYRLQSKDGKIIDETIDDTYRRVANALADVEETEAKRKEWRGHFLWALRHGAIPAGRITSNAGALAYKPATSTINCTVSGTIHDSMNDILEKVHEAGLTLKAGCVAPDTTVVTEHGVVSAERAVCERHQQMLCYDRDSGRFEMRHIEEHMTTHVPRADNIEIVSNGTTLKTSIKHPVLVYRNARLSYVRADEVREDDGLVHHAFEWKADATNALQAWFAGAHLGDGSAYEKQIAYKGSRQAWAQKARAAGRRLVFKIRAAEREVVERYAAFFHSFCGSQAQVVATATPNGTPVWGYTVASFKASAAADLIDHQIGKKTAALRVPSWVAAHPERHFLPFLAGLIDTDGTVSTEHGSVTIAMQSHTFAEQLQGLLGLFGVHAAITVRKPREHVYQGNVIRDSGGAMLKISDSDFLHAVAEHMADSGKRRRIHDHASQSGQYDRYLLPQQLKTALAAELEGLGHHERQALGFYHGYHEKSVVSRIWLDRWSTRFPHLRAVINFARTLRPVETVRRNLPIGETFYDFTVEKHHNYLAGENGLMVIHNCGIGYEFSTLRPRGAFVAGAGAYTSGPLSFMDIYDKMCFTVSSAGGRRGAQMATFDVGHPDVLDFVLAKREDGRLRQFNLSLLITQEFIEAVKADIDWKLAFPLTDKEAEIDGIDLNNPEQVVWREWPTHDKYIVNEEGLVACKVYRTIRAQRLWDVIMSSTYDYAEPGFILIDKVNEMNNNWFCENIRATNPCGEQPLPPYGSCLLGSINLTKFVRNPFTDEAAFDWEKFRKTVAIFTRMLDNVVEINGLPLEGQREAILNKRRHGMGYLGLGSTLTLMQMKYGSDESLEFTERVTRELAMVGWETGVQLAEEKGPAPVLEQDYTVTAAMLRKRPEMKTDGYKVGDTVKGKVLLARYSRYMQQVGSVNPELVAEMAEKGCRFTHHSSIAPTGTISLSLANNASNGIEPSFAHLYSRNVIREGKKSKEKVDVCSFELLAYRKMVNTDAMPFAEDERNKLPEYFISADDIAPKAHVDIQAAAQKWIDSSISKTANVPTDFAYAQFKDIYLYAYEKGLKGCTTFRFNPEVFQGVLVKEQDLENTTYRFTLEDGSVVEVKGNEEIEYDGEMHSAANLYDALKEGYYGKF, from the coding sequence ATGAAAGCCGCTTCTATTAAATCCGTATCGACCAGCGTCGAAGATATTCCTTTCCAGGCCGCCTCGGTGGACATCTGGGAGAAAAAGTACCGCCTGCAGAGCAAGGACGGCAAGATCATCGATGAGACCATCGACGACACCTACCGCCGGGTGGCGAACGCGCTGGCCGATGTGGAAGAGACCGAGGCCAAGCGCAAGGAATGGCGCGGGCATTTCCTGTGGGCCCTGCGCCATGGCGCGATCCCCGCCGGCCGCATCACCTCCAACGCCGGCGCCCTGGCCTACAAGCCGGCCACCTCGACCATCAACTGCACCGTCTCCGGCACCATCCACGACTCCATGAACGACATCCTGGAGAAGGTGCACGAGGCCGGCCTGACCCTGAAGGCGGGCTGCGTGGCTCCCGACACCACCGTGGTCACGGAACACGGCGTGGTTAGCGCAGAGCGCGCGGTATGCGAGCGCCATCAGCAGATGCTCTGCTACGATCGCGACAGCGGCCGCTTTGAAATGCGCCACATCGAAGAACACATGACCACCCATGTGCCGCGTGCGGACAACATTGAGATCGTCTCCAACGGCACCACCCTTAAGACCTCCATCAAACATCCGGTGCTGGTGTACCGCAACGCCAGGCTGAGCTATGTGCGCGCCGACGAAGTGCGCGAGGACGATGGCCTGGTGCATCACGCCTTTGAATGGAAGGCAGACGCGACCAATGCCTTGCAGGCCTGGTTCGCCGGCGCGCACCTGGGCGATGGCAGTGCCTACGAAAAACAGATCGCCTACAAGGGTAGCCGCCAGGCCTGGGCGCAGAAGGCCCGCGCCGCCGGCCGCCGCCTGGTGTTCAAGATCCGCGCCGCCGAACGTGAAGTCGTCGAGCGCTACGCGGCCTTCTTCCACTCCTTCTGCGGCAGTCAGGCCCAGGTGGTCGCCACCGCCACGCCCAATGGCACGCCCGTGTGGGGCTACACCGTCGCCAGCTTCAAGGCCAGCGCCGCCGCCGATCTCATCGATCATCAGATCGGCAAGAAGACTGCCGCCCTGCGCGTGCCGAGCTGGGTGGCCGCCCATCCCGAGCGCCACTTTTTACCGTTCCTCGCCGGCCTCATCGACACCGATGGCACCGTGAGCACCGAGCACGGCAGTGTCACCATCGCCATGCAGAGCCACACCTTCGCCGAACAACTGCAAGGCCTGCTCGGTCTGTTCGGCGTGCATGCCGCTATCACCGTGCGCAAGCCGCGCGAGCATGTCTATCAGGGAAATGTCATCCGCGACAGCGGTGGCGCCATGCTGAAAATTTCCGATTCGGATTTCCTGCACGCGGTGGCCGAACACATGGCCGACAGCGGCAAGCGCCGCCGCATTCACGATCACGCCAGCCAGTCCGGCCAGTACGACCGTTACCTGCTGCCGCAGCAACTCAAGACCGCGCTAGCCGCGGAACTGGAAGGCCTCGGCCACCACGAACGCCAGGCGCTCGGCTTCTATCACGGCTATCACGAAAAAAGCGTGGTCAGCCGAATCTGGTTAGACCGCTGGAGCACGCGCTTCCCGCACTTGCGCGCGGTGATCAACTTCGCCCGCACCCTGCGTCCGGTGGAGACCGTGCGCCGCAACCTGCCCATTGGTGAGACCTTCTACGATTTCACCGTGGAAAAACATCACAACTATCTCGCCGGCGAAAACGGCCTGATGGTTATCCACAACTGCGGCATCGGCTATGAATTTTCCACCCTGCGTCCCCGGGGGGCCTTTGTGGCCGGCGCCGGCGCCTACACCTCCGGCCCGCTGTCGTTCATGGATATCTACGACAAGATGTGTTTCACCGTGTCTTCCGCCGGCGGCCGCCGTGGTGCGCAGATGGCGACCTTCGATGTGGGCCATCCCGACGTGCTGGATTTCGTCCTCGCCAAGCGCGAAGACGGCCGCCTGCGCCAGTTCAACCTGTCGCTGCTCATCACCCAGGAATTCATCGAGGCCGTCAAGGCCGACATCGACTGGAAGCTGGCCTTCCCGCTGACCGACAAAGAGGCGGAGATCGACGGCATCGACCTGAACAACCCCGAGCAGGTGGTATGGCGCGAATGGCCCACCCACGACAAGTACATCGTCAACGAAGAAGGCCTGGTGGCCTGCAAGGTCTACCGCACCATCCGCGCCCAGCGTCTGTGGGACGTCATCATGTCCTCCACCTATGACTACGCCGAGCCCGGCTTCATCCTCATCGACAAGGTCAATGAGATGAACAACAACTGGTTCTGCGAAAACATCCGCGCGACCAACCCTTGCGGCGAACAGCCTCTTCCGCCCTATGGCTCCTGCCTGCTGGGCTCGATCAACCTCACCAAGTTTGTGCGCAACCCGTTCACCGACGAGGCCGCATTCGACTGGGAAAAATTCCGCAAGACCGTGGCCATCTTTACCCGCATGCTGGACAACGTGGTCGAGATCAATGGCCTGCCACTGGAAGGTCAGCGCGAGGCCATCCTCAACAAGCGCCGCCACGGCATGGGCTACCTGGGCCTGGGTTCCACCCTCACCCTGATGCAGATGAAATACGGCTCCGACGAATCGCTGGAGTTCACCGAGCGCGTCACCCGCGAGCTGGCCATGGTGGGCTGGGAGACCGGCGTCCAGCTGGCCGAGGAAAAGGGCCCGGCACCGGTACTGGAGCAGGACTACACCGTCACCGCCGCGATGCTGCGCAAGCGCCCCGAAATGAAGACCGACGGCTACAAGGTCGGCGACACGGTCAAGGGCAAGGTACTGCTCGCCCGTTACAGCCGCTACATGCAGCAGGTCGGCAGCGTGAATCCCGAGCTGGTCGCGGAGATGGCCGAGAAGGGTTGCCGCTTCACCCATCACAGCTCCATCGCCCCCACCGGCACCATCTCCCTGTCGCTGGCCAACAACGCCAGTAACGGCATCGAGCCCAGCTTCGCCCACCTGTATTCGCGCAACGTGATCCGCGAAGGCAAGAAGAGCAAGGAAAAGGTCGACGTCTGCTCCTTCGAGCTGCTGGCCTATCGCAAGATGGTCAACACCGACGCCATGCCGTTTGCCGAAGACGAACGCAACAAGCTGCCCGAGTATTTCATCAGCGCCGATGACATCGCGCCCAAGGCCCACGTCGACATCCAGGCCGCCGCGCAGAAGTGGATCGACTCCAGCATCTCCAAAACCGCCAACGTGCCGACCGACTTCGCCTACGCGCAGTTCAAGGACATCTATCTCTACGCCTACGAAAAGGGGCTCAAGGGCTGCACCACCTTCCGCTTCAACCCGGAAGTGTTCCAGGGCGTGCTGGTCAAGGAGCAGGACCTGGAGAACACCACCTACCGCTTCACACTCGAAGATGGCAGCGTGGTCGAGGTCAAAGGCAATGAAGAGATCGAATACGACGGCGAGATGCACTCCGCCGCCAATCTCTACGACGCCCTCAAGGAAGGCTACTACGGCAAATTCTGA
- a CDS encoding NrdJb, with protein MAIKLDKKIVSYSVVKEDEEKPQLKVLPPEEELITESNVVHMHEKVERPEMLLGSTYKIKTPLSEHSLYLTINDMVLNPGTEHELRRPFEIFINSKNMDHFQWIVALTRIISAVFRKGGDVTFLVDELRSVFDPRGGYFKKGGKYMPSLVGELGDAIESHLKYIGMIKDDELDEHQKKLIAEKRALFEAEQKQAACDDVASDFPAGSQLCAKCSTKAVIKMDGCMTCLNCGDSKCG; from the coding sequence ATGGCCATCAAGCTAGACAAAAAGATCGTAAGTTACAGCGTCGTCAAGGAAGACGAGGAAAAACCGCAACTCAAGGTATTGCCGCCGGAAGAAGAGCTGATCACCGAAAGCAATGTCGTGCACATGCACGAAAAAGTGGAGCGCCCGGAAATGCTGCTCGGCTCCACCTACAAGATCAAGACCCCGCTGTCCGAGCACTCCCTGTATCTCACCATCAACGACATGGTGCTGAATCCGGGCACCGAACACGAACTGCGTCGCCCCTTCGAGATCTTCATCAATTCGAAAAATATGGACCACTTCCAGTGGATCGTCGCCCTCACGCGCATCATCTCCGCCGTGTTCCGTAAAGGCGGCGACGTCACCTTCCTGGTCGACGAACTGCGCTCCGTGTTCGACCCCCGCGGCGGCTACTTCAAGAAAGGCGGAAAATACATGCCTTCTCTGGTGGGCGAACTGGGCGACGCCATCGAAAGCCACCTCAAATACATCGGCATGATCAAGGACGACGAGCTGGACGAACACCAGAAAAAACTCATCGCCGAAAAGCGCGCCCTGTTCGAAGCCGAACAAAAGCAGGCCGCCTGTGACGATGTCGCCTCAGACTTCCCCGCCGGCTCACAGCTCTGCGCCAAATGCAGTACCAAGGCCGTGATAAAGATGGATGGGTGTATGACGTGTCTTAACTGCGGCGACTCCAAATGCGGTTAA
- a CDS encoding type II toxin-antitoxin system death-on-curing family toxin: MYFLAEPLHEEYLRWVDIIGEEDPYATQNTMGIHDVLRAHFLIIDYFYNEKDLEGVGGIGPKNIDSLHSALYRQFMGFDGKEKWNNDFQRCATLMFGLIKDHPFHDANKRTAFLVSLYFLHKMGRLPEVQQKEFEDFTVDIAEDNLKRFRRFKDLRKTGDDPEILFIADFLRRKSRESDSRYYTVPIES; encoded by the coding sequence ATGTATTTTTTAGCTGAACCATTGCATGAAGAATATTTAAGGTGGGTGGATATTATTGGGGAAGAAGATCCTTACGCCACTCAAAATACTATGGGTATCCATGATGTTTTGCGTGCCCATTTTCTAATCATCGATTATTTTTATAATGAAAAAGATTTAGAGGGAGTTGGTGGAATAGGGCCAAAGAATATTGATTCATTGCATTCAGCTCTCTACAGACAGTTTATGGGGTTTGATGGTAAAGAAAAATGGAATAATGATTTTCAAAGATGTGCAACTCTTATGTTTGGCCTAATAAAAGATCACCCGTTCCATGATGCTAATAAGAGGACAGCATTCTTAGTGTCGCTTTATTTTTTGCATAAGATGGGGAGGCTGCCGGAAGTGCAGCAGAAGGAGTTTGAGGACTTCACCGTGGATATAGCTGAAGATAACCTAAAAAGATTTAGGCGATTTAAAGATTTGCGAAAAACCGGTGATGATCCAGAGATATTGTTTATAGCTGATTTTTTGAGACGAAAATCGAGAGAAAGTGATAGCAGGTACTATACGGTACCTATAGAGAGTTAA
- a CDS encoding GrlR family regulatory protein: MIEALYGVEFVSSLNNGGYGVVVLETGRVLGGDSSFVFVGGYEVKNGKVHAKVKCTNDRGTLQSIFGSLKEFNLLLEGIPHENEFILQGLMLENPDMKISIKLTRRAELP; encoded by the coding sequence ATGATAGAAGCGTTGTATGGAGTAGAATTTGTCTCGAGTTTGAATAATGGTGGTTATGGGGTGGTAGTTCTGGAAACCGGCCGAGTTCTAGGCGGTGATTCATCATTTGTCTTCGTTGGTGGCTACGAAGTAAAAAATGGCAAAGTCCATGCAAAAGTTAAATGCACAAATGACAGGGGAACGCTCCAGTCCATCTTTGGTAGCTTAAAAGAATTTAATTTGCTGCTTGAAGGCATTCCCCATGAGAATGAGTTTATTCTTCAAGGCCTCATGCTTGAAAATCCTGATATGAAAATTAGCATTAAGCTTACTCGAAGAGCGGAGTTGCCATAA
- a CDS encoding DUF924 family protein, which yields MKPIEIIDFWYADPMRKHWFSSTPELDNQIRDRYEKVWIESSRGEYDEWQNTPEGSLALVIVLDQFPLNMFRGEAKSFQTEKKAIEVALSAINRGFDKKLEKNHLSFLFMPLMHSENIDHQELSVELFKKYELKDNITFAEHHRDIVKKYGRFPHRNQILGRESSEAEIEYLSSENAFKG from the coding sequence ATGAAACCCATAGAAATAATCGACTTTTGGTATGCTGATCCAATGCGGAAGCATTGGTTTTCCTCGACACCTGAATTGGACAATCAGATCAGAGATCGATACGAGAAAGTGTGGATAGAATCTTCTAGGGGGGAATATGATGAATGGCAAAACACCCCAGAAGGGAGTTTGGCACTGGTAATAGTGCTAGATCAATTTCCTCTTAATATGTTTAGAGGAGAAGCGAAGAGCTTTCAAACCGAAAAAAAGGCTATTGAAGTTGCCTTATCGGCTATCAATAGAGGTTTTGATAAAAAACTTGAAAAGAATCATCTGTCTTTTTTGTTTATGCCGCTGATGCATAGTGAAAATATTGATCATCAGGAGCTGTCGGTTGAGTTGTTCAAGAAGTATGAGTTAAAAGACAATATAACATTTGCGGAGCATCATAGAGATATCGTGAAAAAATATGGACGTTTTCCGCATAGAAATCAAATTCTCGGCCGCGAAAGCAGTGAAGCAGAAATAGAATATTTAAGTTCTGAAAATGCATTTAAGGGTTAA
- a CDS encoding phosphate/phosphite/phosphonate ABC transporter substrate-binding protein → MAQTHCTKTKYIALIFLFVLLFSFSEAYAEPDQKNTTVKPLVFGFLPIISSKKLVARFGPLADYLAEKLGRPVRIETAPDYVQFLNRTNNEKRYDILFTAPHFYYLAHRDANYQVLVRVNAPELRAIIVAPGNSNLRTLNDLRGHSLSTADPMALGTALVRARLITAGIDPDKDLTLVATPSHNASLLSAHKGVTDAASLMIPPFERARPEIKNAMRIIDKTTGTPHMPISVAPWLPAKEISVIETSLITMSSTQEGQALLKHLSWPGFVKATPKEYESLKLVAEQLKLP, encoded by the coding sequence ATGGCGCAAACACATTGCACGAAAACAAAATATATTGCCCTAATTTTTCTTTTCGTCTTATTATTTTCTTTTTCTGAGGCTTACGCCGAACCTGATCAAAAGAACACTACAGTTAAGCCGTTGGTATTTGGTTTTTTACCGATTATAAGCTCGAAAAAGTTAGTTGCCCGTTTTGGGCCTCTGGCGGACTACCTTGCAGAAAAACTGGGCAGGCCTGTTCGTATAGAAACAGCACCGGATTATGTTCAGTTTTTAAACAGAACAAATAACGAAAAACGCTATGACATCCTTTTTACGGCGCCACATTTTTACTACCTGGCGCATCGGGACGCTAACTATCAGGTGCTCGTGCGCGTTAATGCGCCAGAGCTGCGTGCCATTATTGTCGCCCCTGGGAACAGCAACCTTCGTACCCTGAATGACTTGCGTGGCCATTCGCTGTCCACGGCAGATCCTATGGCCCTTGGCACAGCACTCGTTCGCGCCCGGTTAATCACTGCAGGAATTGATCCGGACAAGGATTTAACGCTTGTCGCTACGCCATCACATAATGCCTCGCTACTCTCCGCCCACAAAGGCGTCACTGATGCAGCATCGCTAATGATCCCACCATTCGAAAGGGCCCGGCCAGAAATCAAAAATGCTATGCGCATTATCGATAAAACAACAGGGACACCCCACATGCCAATTAGCGTAGCGCCCTGGCTGCCCGCCAAGGAGATCAGTGTTATTGAAACATCACTAATCACGATGAGCTCTACCCAGGAAGGACAAGCGCTACTCAAACATCTTTCATGGCCCGGCTTTGTGAAAGCAACACCTAAAGAATATGAATCCCTTAAACTGGTTGCTGAACAACTAAAGCTTCCTTAA
- a CDS encoding PAS domain S-box protein: MKVAPFRSLRFKLIASVVVIEVLMLSIMVWNNVETIYRTHTDRLADTGQRLTQQFANIAGGYMVEVDYASLEDYASSIIGHGEVTYILVLTPNGQAVIRLGVKNDRIPEPDPHPAQVTDGVFDVAADISLAGRYQGRVLVGFSLELMHQTISQALNRSIAIAITEIILSIIVTVMLGVYLTRNLRVLTETAARVGKGQYDTIPITDNKDEIGLTVLAFNKMVKGIAERTRRIEESQAQISLLMNSTAEAIVGIDQERRCMFVNPACLGMIGYTDASEVIGKDFHDLTHHSHADGSHYPAEDCAIRRNMESTAHGHTVGEIFWRKDGTSFPIEAWTHPILKNGEIAGYMMTFIDITKRVKTETELHEYRNHLEDLVEQRTSELTNINQELESFSYSVSHDLRTPLRHIDGFSLVLQEDYAEKLGKEGQELLSRIRAGSQNMGQLIDDLLKLSQVSRGQIQREPLNLSSMAEDIINKLQRYNADRKISIVIKPELMANADHRLTHVLLENLIGNAWKYTAKTDNASITFDETHDKNGNPVFCLRDNGAGFDMEYAEKLFTAFKRLHTEKEFEGTGIGLATVQRIINRHSGRIWAEAKTGEGAAFYFSFGD, from the coding sequence ATGAAAGTAGCTCCATTTAGATCTCTTCGATTCAAGCTGATCGCTAGCGTCGTTGTTATTGAAGTTTTGATGCTCTCTATCATGGTTTGGAATAATGTTGAAACCATTTATCGAACCCACACTGATCGGTTGGCCGATACGGGACAGAGGTTAACACAACAATTCGCCAACATTGCAGGCGGCTACATGGTCGAAGTCGATTATGCTTCACTTGAAGATTATGCCAGTAGCATCATCGGTCATGGTGAAGTCACATACATACTGGTATTGACGCCGAATGGACAGGCAGTTATAAGACTGGGCGTAAAAAACGACCGCATTCCCGAGCCTGATCCACACCCTGCACAAGTAACAGACGGTGTATTTGATGTAGCAGCAGATATTTCCCTAGCAGGAAGATATCAGGGTCGTGTGCTGGTTGGTTTTTCCCTGGAACTGATGCATCAAACGATCTCGCAAGCCCTGAATCGCAGTATCGCCATTGCGATAACAGAGATCATACTGAGCATTATTGTCACGGTCATGCTTGGCGTTTATCTCACGCGAAACTTACGCGTTCTAACCGAGACGGCAGCACGTGTTGGCAAAGGTCAGTACGACACCATACCCATCACCGACAACAAAGATGAAATCGGGCTTACAGTGCTGGCATTCAATAAGATGGTGAAGGGTATTGCCGAACGCACACGCAGAATTGAAGAAAGCCAGGCACAGATAAGCTTGCTCATGAATTCCACTGCTGAGGCTATCGTCGGCATCGATCAAGAACGACGCTGCATGTTCGTCAACCCGGCTTGTCTAGGCATGATTGGCTACACGGATGCCAGCGAAGTCATCGGCAAGGATTTTCATGATTTGACACATCATAGCCACGCAGATGGTTCACATTACCCCGCTGAAGACTGCGCTATTCGACGCAACATGGAATCAACCGCGCACGGCCATACTGTCGGCGAAATATTTTGGCGGAAAGATGGTACAAGTTTCCCCATCGAAGCATGGACGCACCCGATATTAAAAAATGGTGAAATCGCCGGCTACATGATGACATTCATTGACATAACAAAACGCGTTAAAACAGAAACCGAACTACATGAATACCGAAATCACCTCGAAGATCTTGTCGAACAGCGTACTTCTGAATTAACTAATATCAATCAAGAGCTGGAATCTTTCAGTTACTCCGTATCACACGACTTGCGCACGCCACTGCGTCACATTGACGGTTTCAGCCTGGTATTACAGGAAGACTACGCCGAGAAACTGGGTAAAGAGGGACAAGAGTTACTCAGCCGCATCCGTGCAGGTTCCCAAAATATGGGGCAACTCATTGATGATTTGCTGAAGCTGTCGCAAGTGTCGCGCGGTCAAATTCAACGTGAACCACTCAACCTATCCAGCATGGCAGAAGATATTATCAATAAACTCCAGCGCTACAATGCTGACCGAAAGATCAGCATTGTCATTAAGCCTGAATTAATGGCTAATGCGGACCACCGTTTGACACACGTTCTTTTAGAAAACCTCATCGGTAATGCATGGAAATATACCGCCAAAACCGACAACGCAAGTATTACATTTGACGAGACACATGATAAAAATGGTAACCCCGTCTTTTGTTTGCGCGACAACGGCGCAGGATTTGATATGGAATATGCCGAAAAATTATTTACTGCATTCAAGCGTCTACATACCGAAAAAGAGTTTGAAGGGACGGGTATTGGTCTTGCAACTGTGCAACGCATAATCAATCGCCACTCCGGGCGTATTTGGGCAGAAGCAAAAACAGGGGAAGGTGCAGCTTTCTATTTTAGTTTTGGCGATTAA
- a CDS encoding YqaA family protein: MDYFSELGYLGLFLASFLAATILPLSSEVVLSVLLVNELNPVLLVAVATLGNVLGAFTNYAIGFWGSRAFVQRVLKIPEEDFIKAEARFRKYGVMSLFFAWVPLIGDALTVVAGVLRINFFWFFVLVASGKLIRYIVVSYLILY; this comes from the coding sequence ATGGACTATTTCTCAGAGCTGGGCTATCTCGGACTTTTTCTGGCCTCATTCTTGGCGGCCACGATTCTTCCATTGAGTTCTGAGGTGGTTTTAAGTGTTTTATTAGTAAATGAATTAAATCCCGTTTTGCTGGTTGCTGTTGCGACGCTGGGTAATGTGCTTGGTGCATTTACTAACTATGCGATCGGATTTTGGGGTAGTAGGGCTTTTGTGCAAAGGGTATTGAAAATACCGGAAGAGGATTTCATAAAGGCAGAGGCGCGGTTTAGGAAGTATGGGGTGATGTCTTTATTTTTTGCGTGGGTGCCGTTAATCGGCGATGCGTTGACCGTCGTTGCTGGTGTGCTAAGAATTAATTTTTTCTGGTTCTTTGTTTTGGTGGCGTCGGGGAAATTGATTCGATATATCGTCGTTAGTTATTTAATTCTCTATTAA
- a CDS encoding heme-binding protein — MTGITKAIVVGALLSLAINATASAADVVNDKSIGMELARDIANEAVMACRRQGYHVSVVVVDRFGLVRAALRDDLASRFTLEIAERKANLTVMAWTDSGAFRKARPDIQQELNHIEGLVVMEGGVRIVSGGYNLGAVGVSGAPGGERDAACAKQALEKLVERIEFAVDS; from the coding sequence ATGACAGGAATAACGAAGGCGATTGTGGTCGGTGCATTACTCTCGCTGGCGATCAACGCCACGGCCAGCGCCGCTGATGTGGTCAATGACAAGAGCATCGGCATGGAGCTGGCGCGCGACATTGCCAACGAGGCGGTAATGGCCTGCCGCAGGCAGGGCTACCACGTCAGTGTCGTGGTGGTGGACCGGTTTGGCCTGGTGCGTGCCGCGTTGCGCGATGATCTGGCCTCACGCTTTACCCTGGAGATCGCCGAACGCAAGGCCAATCTTACCGTCATGGCCTGGACCGACAGCGGCGCGTTTCGCAAGGCGCGTCCGGATATTCAGCAGGAGCTGAATCATATCGAAGGGCTGGTGGTGATGGAGGGTGGTGTGCGAATCGTCTCCGGCGGCTATAACCTGGGCGCTGTGGGTGTCAGTGGTGCGCCAGGGGGTGAGCGGGATGCCGCCTGCGCCAAGCAGGCCCTGGAAAAGCTCGTGGAACGGATTGAGTTTGCGGTGGACAGTTAG